Proteins encoded by one window of Primulina huaijiensis isolate GDHJ02 chromosome 1, ASM1229523v2, whole genome shotgun sequence:
- the LOC140980030 gene encoding uncharacterized protein, translating into MGMDEEAAADDGCSQPQLVRSRHIKKRALKNKSLSVSFNEKDLKDFVTGFHKRKKKRRKEAMQKQEEAERRKRIERRKKRKLERDFVTYGGPPPSSGPDADKSGDEHEDGEAIEPVASVSGTAMYDNGDMQIMVTTSEIAREVDYPIDTPKMERDPEHMESSDKSRMRIPVKKKQLKKAPKKRSHPKPRSKRDKKKGKTKKNNN; encoded by the exons ATGGGCATGGACGAGGAGGCGGCGGCTGACGATGGATGTTCCCAGCCTCAGCTTGTGAGATCCCGCCACATAAAAAAGAGAGCCCTCAAGAACAAATCTCTTTCAGTATCTTTCAATGAAAAAGATCTCAA AGATTTTGTCACTGGCTTCCAcaagaggaagaagaagagaagaaaaGAAGCTATGCAGAAGCAGGAAGAGGCAGAACGCCGAAAGCGCATTGAGCGGCGCAAAAAG AGAAAATTGGAAAGAGATTTTGTTACATATGGTGGTCCTCCGCCATCTTCCGGTCCAGATGCCGACAAATCTGGTGATGAACATGAAGATGGGGAGGCAATAGAACCAGTTGCATCGGTTTCAG GTACGGCAATGTATGACAACGGAGACATGCAAATCATGGTCACAACGAGTGAAATAGCAAGAGAGGTAGATTATCCCATTGATACGCCGAAGATGGAAAGAGACCCAGAACATATGGAATCGAGCGATAAGAGTAGGATGAGGATCCCTGTGAAGAAAAAGCAACTCAAGAAGGCTCCAAAAAAGAGGTCTCACCCAAAGCCTCGATCTAAAAGAGACAAAAAGAAGGGAAAGACAAAGAAGAATAATAACTAG
- the LOC140974403 gene encoding uncharacterized protein: protein MDSTTEAQYIATSPAEKEAIWMRNFQELGVIGVDPIQSTVTTPVSLQNKETEISSAIKTYTNKICNYALGNAAYRFLNEEIFKHVRDGERRKKYFDGCVIGLMAWVYERIPSLGKPCALHIFPRFFRWVDSKIPNDLYAASVAFLSITKNKVLPIYPLPEERILVRNRDNDNKAQIKRLDAIIRAQEEEIREMKRIFHVDNMEGKNRVSKWKGRRYTEENDDLIPRDAHEFDEFADESLKSIESGDKVPFDGYDGGSDLAKKRRKSVEESDEYMTFEAHKFDTAEKLNAFEIGDKVFFEVYDGGHASERKSEKYVDTDGIENEQAIEDSHRDRVDNNIEVNSKSDADKEEKTELKNDISSIARDVMSRQDRRLKGKEKDFVTPPSTTPKKNKRKLVRHRVADKPIELENSELVVMQIAQAAVKEANQMDDELLQYVGRSSISDSDKNIVDTFLKRSDMREEVWRSMKLQVSRQALCDLLYDKELMDDVINAHLNIL, encoded by the exons ATggattcaaccactgaggccCAATACATAGCTACATCACCTGCAGAAAAAGAAGCTATTTGGATGAGAAATTTTCAAGAGCTGGGTGTCATTGGAGTTGATCCAATCCAGTCTACTGTGACAACACCAGTGTCGTTGCAAAACAAAGAAACCGAAATCTCATCAGCGATCAAAACATATACCAA CAAGATATGCAATTATGCATTGGGCAATGCAGCATATAgatttttaaatgaagaaatttttaaacatgtacGCGATGGCGAAAGgagaaagaaatattttgatggtTGCGTAATTGGATTGATG GCATGGGTGTATGAACGGATTCCATCACTTGGGAAACCATGTGCTTTGCATATATTTCCAAGGTTTTTTCGTTGGGTTGACTCTAAAATCCCAAATGATCTCTATGCAGCTTCTGTTGCTTTTCTTTCCATAACAAAGAATAAG GTTCTCCCCATCTATCCTTTACCTGAGGAGAGGATACTTGTTCGTAATCGTGACAATGATAACAAG GCTCAAATAAAGCGACTGGATGCGATTATCAGAGCACAAGAGGAAGAGATAAGAGAAATGAAGAGAATttttcatgttgacaatatggaAGGTAAAAATAGAGTTTCAAAGTGGAAGGGGAGAAGATATACAGAAGAAAATGATGATTTGATTCCTCGTGATGCACATGAGTTTGACGAGTTTGCAGATGAAAGTTTAAAATCTATTGAAAGTGGTGATAAAGTTCCTTTCGATGGATATGATGGTGGTTCTGATTTAGCGAAAAAAAGGAGAAAGAGTGTAGAAGAAAGTGATGAGTATATGACATTTGAGGCTCATAAATTTGATACAGCTGAAAAATTAAATGCTTTTGAAATTGGTGACAAAGTTTTTTTCGAGGTTTATGATGGTGGTCATGCTTCAGAAAGAAAGAGCGAAAAATATGTTGATACGGATGGAATTGAAAATGAACAGGCTATTGAGGATTCACATAGAGATAGAGTTGACAACAATATTGAGGTGAATAGTAAAAGTGACGCTGACAAAGAGGAGAAGACTGAGTTGAAGAATGACATTTCTTCGATTGCTCGTGATGTTATGAGTAGGCAAGATAGGAGACTAAAGGGTAAGGAAAAAGACTTTGTGACACCTCCTTCCACAACCCCAAAAAAGAATAAAAGGAAACTAGTCCGTCATAGAGTTGCGGATAAGCCTATTGAGCTG GAAAATTCAGAATTAGTTGTAATGCAAATTGCACAAGCTGCAGTAAAGGAGGCAAATCAAATGGATGATGAGTTGTTGCAATATGTTGGGCGGTCATCAATTTCTGATAGCGATAAGAATATTGTGGATACATTTTTGAAAAGATCTGATATGAG GGAGGAAGTTTGGAGAAGTATGAAGTTACAAGTTTCCAGACAAGCGCTGTGTGACTTGCTGTATGACAAGGAGTTGATGGATGACGTGATAAATGCACACCTGaatattttgtga